ACCATGTGTTCACATCGTAGCACTAATTCTGAGGACAACAAACAAAAAAGTGACCACACCAAAATATGATGTCTGCTTCAAAAAAAGGACCATTCCTATTGTCAACCTCAGTCCATAATCTacatcaaaacaaaaaaaccatCTAAGGCTCTACTATCAATATTTATAGTACTTTGTTTTTCCCCTTCATTCTTGAAGAACCAACAACTCGTTTggtagcagcagcagcagcaacttCCCTGTGGACAGATTTGGTCTTGACAAGCATCTGTACATGCTCTTTCTCTTTTGTTCCATGTACTAGTTGACTGTATTTAACTTGAGCTCTTTTTAGACCGAAAACTTCATACAAGTCATGAGAAGTTGGGGCTGAACTTGTAACAGCAATATCTTCTAAATGGTTAGTCTCCTGAAAGGTTAAATGTATTAAAGAACATAAAAGACCTTCTTTACATATGGAAAACAACTAGATAAATAAATTACAAAGAAAAAATCTGTATTGGCACCACCAGAAATGGTATGTGGATAACAAATAAGTGACTAGATCATATAGAAAGAACTTAAGACTCTAAAAGGAAACCCCTCAATGAAGGCAGATGCAATGAACAGAAATTACTCTAATATATAATGAACATCAACAGAAATTGCTCTAATATATAATGAACGGTTGGCCATATGTGGACAAAAACAAATTCCCTGTTACTTTTCACTAGATAGTGCCTGTCTCAACATCAACTTGCAATGATAAACTTTGCTGCTGTGGTGAGCATGTACAACACTCACAGTTGAAGTTGCTAGTTTTGTTACATCATGCATTGATCCATCTTGAACTCTGCTTTTTACATGTAGACTTTTCTGCAAAGtaagaaaaacaactcaaagtaatttaatttttatagcCTATTGAATAGAGGGAGATAAAATAAAACTTTAACATCAAAACAATTGTATACAAGATTTACTGCTAGCTTGGCAAACTTATTATTTGGATTCTTGTCGAATATTTGGGAAGTACATGTAATCAGAATCTCAGTGCAATTAACTTTATCGTAGTCTCCACTGTTAACTTCATCAGAACTTGTATTGTAGGCAGTTTCTTTACTTTTTATACCGGATCTTGAGGCattgttttcatcatttttaaGCTTACAAGATCTCACGTTGTGGCCTTGTTGCAGACAGTATTTGCATCTTATTACCTGCCCCACTCTACTCATTTTCTTggcctttttttcctttgcttgctGTTCCTTATCAGCAGTCATTctcctttgtttttttggtCTTCCAGCTGTTTTATCATATAAAGGGGTTTTGGACAATCAACATCAGTCTTCTCCCAATTTTCTTCCCCATTCATTGGACAAATAGCTCCTTCATAGCTCTTTAGGTATGTCTCAACTATATACCAGCTGGATACATATAACATGAGATCCTTTTTAGCTAACCAAAGTGCAGCAATTGCATGGGGACAAGGAATTCCTGTCAGCTCTCATCTCCTACATGAATAAGTTTGCTCTTTAATGTTCACAGCATAATGATCACCATATGGATAGGAAACTTTATACAAATCATCGTTTGACTTGAAAGGAAAACATTGTGTTGCCTTATCCATTCTCTTTTGTACTCTCTCAATGATTCTAGGACAATACATATACTCTTTCCATTTTTGTCTTGCAATGTCTCTATTCTGCTGCATTCGTTGCATCATATACAATCTTAATAATTCGATCATTTCAATGATTGGCTTCTCTCTTGCATCCAAAATCTTGCCATTGAAACATTCACAAATATTATTCAATAGCATATCACATTTCGAATGGATGCTAAAGTAAGCTCTACTCCATTGAGATAGTGGTTTATCATCAAATCACTTGGCAGCATCCAAGTCAATTACTgccatttcttccattttcctaACAAATTCTGCTGGTGTAGTTGCCTTTGCAGCAGCCCACAATGCTCTCCTTAGAGCTTCCCCTTTGAACCCAACAGTAAAAAAGTTGCTGTGTAAGTACTTTACACAAAACTTATGAGCTGTATTTGGAAAAACATGAATACAGGCCTGAACTAGTCCCTTTTGCTTGTCACTCATGATTGTCCATTTATAATctctttcaattttcaaatcttCTTTGAGTAACTTAAAGAACCATGTCCAGGATTCCTTGTTTTCACCCTCAACTACAGCATATGCAATAGGAAAAATGCCATTATTACCATCTAATCCAATAGCAATCAATAGAATACCCCCTGCTATTCCTTTCAAAAATGTACCATCTACCCCAATCAAAGTCCTACACCCAACCAAAAATCCTTGTTTCACTCCATGAAAACACATGTAAAGTCTTTGGAATCTTTGTTGCCCTTTTGAAATGCCATCTACAGTATTTAATATGATAGAACTACCAGGATTATATTTCTGAATTTCATGCATGTAAGCTCCTAACTTGCTATATTGGTCACTTTAACTACCATGAATAATGTCCAAAACCTTTTTTCTAGTCCTAtatgtttgttttttttgtgaAGGAGCATTTGTTTTCCTTCATCGCTGTTTTTCTAAAATGCTTCACATTTACCTTAGGATTGGATCTAAACTCCTCACAATACTTTCTACCAACCCAACCAGAATTTACAAGTaaattttgatatgtaaagtcaCATTTGTGAATGTCCTCAAATGTCCTAATTTGCACACTTCCTTCTCCACCAAAATTTCTAGCATAAATATGCTAATTGCAGCCTTCACTTTTACATTTTGCCTTCAATCTAACCAAATCCTGCTTCACAAATTTACAAGGCCTCCCCTGTCTTACACTGTAGTTTGTAATAGCTAGCTTGTACTCTTTGATGGTACTAAAAAACATctttaatttcaattttggaTTATCCATGTCCTTGGGATTGAACACAACACACCTATTACTACCATTTTCATCATCAGACCCATgcaaactctcaaaatctgattcaGAGACAGGGGCTACATCATTATCTTCAGACTGAATCAAATTAGCTTCAACCTGTCCTTGTTTTGCCAAATTAGTTTTCAATTCCGTATAGTGTGAGACACCAAACCATTCAGCATTTGTATCTATGTTATCTTTGAAATCAGCATCATCTTCTTCACTTTGATTATAATCAAAATCTACTGCTGAGAAGAAAGACTCATTGGCTGAATCAGAATCACTGTTATCTTTTCCTCTCTCTTCATGATCATGTTTACCATATTTACCACTAGCAAGACCTTCTTCATTCTTATCAACCTTATAAGCATCATTGCCAAGTTGGTGAACCAAAATTTCATGAAATGAGATTTCAAGGTACAAGATAACTTCCCTAATTGAACCAGCAGTCCTTAGAATATATTCATGCAATTCTCTACTATTGTCTATCCTTTTAAAGCTATTATTCTCCCAACCATAGTACACTTTGTGACCAAACACACCAACATCCTCAGTTAATCTAtccatttcaaaaatattcaAGCCTATACTCTCAACATAATCAAGGACACATACATCTCCACCTTATAATGCGGTTGGGGAGTGTAAAATATCAACCCTCCACAGTGACATTTTAGTGTAATCAGTGAGCTACTTTTTTCTGAtagttaaacaaaaagaatatatCAAATACTGAATAAGCAACCAAAccattatttttatattttaacaaTATTGGATAAACTTATTATTATAAGCTTAACAATAATTTGAGGACGGCAAAGTGCAATAATTTGGGGACCATAGATTTATAATTCAAACACATATGTTctaaccattacaaaaattaatcttttcaaACAATGTCGACTAAACATTAATAAGATTTACACCTGTAAAATAGACATCAAGGACCCTATGtatcatattaaaaaaaaaagttcaaactTTGTAGCTGGACCTAGCATTAACAATAATATATCACAATGAACCAACTATGTAGCTACTGGGCAAAGGATAACCGTACTCGAGTATCACTTCATTTGGAATAAACACTGGATCCATGAGATTTGTTTTTACTTTCGACCGTCTTCTTTCTTCAATGAAATGCTCCTCGAGTACTGGTGTAGAACATGTTCATGGGTAAACAGGATAATTCCATTTCGTTAAGAATAATGTTTTATACCAACCATATAGCCCTTTTATGTAAAGCTGATGTGATATGAATATGAGCTCAACTTTTCCTACCAAGATTGCTTAAAAGGTTATGTGACAAGCTGCTGCTAGTATTTTCAGctaaaaaaaacaataataatatatcACAAACACGCATGTGAAGGACCACATCTACATAGCTTGCCACTAAAAGGTCAACATTTTCATTATTAATACTTTAATCAACAAATTATTAAACCTTGGACAACTTACCATAATTTGGTGAGGCACAATCGTTCAACTCCTTCTTTCGCACCGACATATTTTTCCGCTTTGTTACTTAGTGGATGCCAGCAGGtcagcttcttcttcttcgatCTTCAATAATTTTTTGGAATACGCTTTTGAAAGTGTAAAAATTGAAAGGCAAAGGAAAGGGGAAAATGGTTTTACACAAATATAAGCGagcttgtagagagagagagttcagatttggaaaggaaaagggaaagtgGAGACAACGTCTTTTTCCACCTGGGTTCTTTCGGACAGAAACTTTCACTTAACGGTACGTGAATCTCATGTGACCGGTTTCGTTAAATGGTGGATAAATTGCCGTTTGTGAATGACATTTGGTCTAAAATTCTTAATTCAGACATCAGATGTGTCATGCCCGAAAGATGAGGGACGAAATGTGTTTTgtgtccaaagtttggggacgAAAACCTGTATTTTTCCGTTTTAAAAGGTAAATAATCTTATAATTTGGgacaaatacaaaagaaaagcGTGCATGAGAGAAGAGCACCTTTTTTGAACATGCTAGCCAGACCATGAATTGGTAATATTAACTTTGCTTCTAAAAACTGATTACAAACATAAAATAAGCATTTGATCAAATTGACGTCCAAAATCGCCAATCTAGCTTAAACGGGACTAAGAGTCTGATCTCTTTGTGTTACCTAGCTACTATGTCTTGATTTAGAAACAATTTGGAAGCTCAATTTTTATTGCATAATAAGGACTTGACTACGAGCTTTGGAAGCTCAATTTTTATTGCATAATAAGGACTTGACTACTAGCACTGACCAACAGGTGAAGTATATATGAAGTTATAGGCCTAAGTGTAATTTCTTGGGTTTAGATATGGAAACCACCCCTTCTAGCACCCTTGGCTGGCTGAGTTGAACCTTTTTTTAGATAAGTTAGAATAAGAGTAGGAGCACTGCAGATCGTTGAATTTAGGTATTGatcgaaaaagaaagaaagaaagaaagaaattaaggaCGAAAGAAAACTACCACAACTTGGCTTCTTCCTTGGATAgtttagagcaaaagaaaatttcaaatcaagaaatccAAATACTTTTAAGACTAATTACCTCCTGACAAATTGGCTTTcacgtactaggttgaattgaTTATTGCACGAGCAGCTTGCTGGGAGGGATGGTCCCAAAGCGATGAGTTAATTAATGGGTTAGAGGCAGCAGAAGTCGTGGTTTGCCAAACTCATCGAACTTGTGAAACACCTTTTTCTACCTAGGGGCCGACACTTGCGTAAAGAATGACGCCCCTAATCACAAGAAATTATGGTGGGCGCTGGAAGGGCAGCTGGGCTTCACTTAAAGAACAGCATCAATTCACCCTCTAGTGtgtgaaaaaaaagaggaaggaatCTGCTGCATGGGACACAGGGAACCAAATAAATTCTCTTCACTTTGGGGATACCATAATATATACAGTTGTATTCTTGGCTTTGGCCTTATCAAAACATATATTTGAGGTCCATGCACCGAATTCCAGAGTTCTATCATCTTGTGCACTTGCTTCTACGTACATACTTCAAAATCACCAGCACTGGCGGTACGATTCTTCCATTATAATACTACTATTTCTTTGGGCTGATTTAACCGAAAGCGTCTTTTAGGAGAGGATTACAAATGTCTCTAAAAGTGGAtattcttgctcaaagaaaattcaaaaaaaaaaaaaaagaagaagaagaaaagaaaacggcCATTGCAAGCCAATAGGACGCAGCAGATAGCGGATGGAGTACATCTTTTCGCAGCATGGAAATGAAGAAATTACAAGGGATGCTAGCTAGCTGTTTCTGCAATGCCAACGGGAAAGACTTGGGAAATGACAAcaaattcttttgtttttttttttaattttctgacTAAAAGTTTTTTTAAACGCATTGTTTGGTAATTAGAGGAGAAAGGATGGAGATGTGATTATTATGCACAGCGAGGAAGAACTAATGATGTTTTAATGGTGTGGAAGTTGAATCTAACCAAAACGCGTTGagaagtactccaaaatatatatatactattacACTCCTAATAATTCGTTACACTTTCCTCTAACAATGCATTACTTGCCTAATGATCATGAAAAGAGGAGGAATGCCTTAATGCTGCTATTCCTTCAagttacaaagtgttaagaaaAGGAGCGACTCCTCTCATACCTCTGCTGCCTACTGGAATTTAAACTCTAGAGATGCATTACTCGTAGCCAACTCACCTGAAGCAATTTAGTTAGTTTTTCATATAGAGTAAAAGTAAGATAGAACAAATTGAATTGGAAATGTTCACTAAAATTGTGAGAGATAGAGTAATTCAAACGCACGAGAAGCCAATTCTTGATACTAATGAAATAGCAGAATCATTATATTACATGATGTACAGGAACATCAATGGCAAACAACCTTGTACGCATTACATAAGCATTAATGTGCTAGCACCAAGCTCATGCAGTGGCAACTTCCCAGCACACACTAGTATGATACATAGACTCATGACTGGTTAAAAGCAAGCTAAAGCCAAGTGACTgcaaacacacaaaaaaaaaaaaaaaaaaacatcagaCAGAAGCAATCAAGGGACATGACGTGGACCTAAAGGCTAAAGTTCAACTTCAACCTAGTGATTACCGCCTTATTGCATGTCCctaacttcaaactcatcacGATTCTTGACCACAATATCATACATATGCATGGACTTGAACTTTCTAAAGTCCTTAGGAAGAGAGATGAGGTCAATAGATGATCTCTTATGGAACTGAAGGAGGTCAGGATCATCATAGTATCTCTCCCATCCCAGAGATAGCAGCTTGCTCTCGAGGACAGAATACGATGTTATGACTTCTTTACTTGCCAGATGGACGAGCACTTTGCGACGAGAACTAGAACCTTGATACTCACCAGGATTCTCCACCAGACGGACAACACCGTTGCTGAAAACCCACACCCCCGACATTTTTAAAGTAGATATATGTTGTTCGGGAGAGTTATGCGTAAATGCTCAAGAAAGAGGTGGCTAGCTTGGATATGAACTCAAGAAAGAGGTTAGCGGGGTTTATATAGAGGTTGCTGGATGGCATGATACGCTACGCTAACTTGATAGTATTATGGTGGTGATATCACATGGATTAAGGGTTCCATCG
This region of Coffea arabica cultivar ET-39 chromosome 3c, Coffea Arabica ET-39 HiFi, whole genome shotgun sequence genomic DNA includes:
- the LOC113734241 gene encoding flowering-promoting factor 1-like, with translation MSGVWVFSNGVVRLVENPGEYQGSSSRRKVLVHLASKEVITSYSVLESKLLSLGWERYYDDPDLLQFHKRSSIDLISLPKDFRKFKSMHMYDIVVKNRDEFEVRDMQ